One part of the Bacillus sp. FJAT-27916 genome encodes these proteins:
- a CDS encoding MFS transporter: MNLALSAEKKERLAQRNILLFVIGKFISLSGASIYSFVIGLYILKVTGLGTSFALALVCASLPRILFGPIAGTIADKVNRKMIIIVSEVTSGLLMVFILIYGHFFGLPLVLLYLSEAILAITSTFFSVTASSTLASMAGEHNIQKAGSLNQSASSLAGIVGPLIAGILYAFLPIDLIVLLTAITFFGAGIIEYFIKFNLFENKSATVQKERFFHSLAGGLRYLKENNLLFSLLKMAFWINFFFAGINVAIPYILNTTLNFSSQAYGTTAAMVSVGALVSSLIISRQKEHNQKIRMIRNGFLLLSLLVILIGIPPMLGSDSSMFNISYYLILLGLIGASIMIINIPIMVLIQRTTPNEMRGRIFGLVETISAAIAPLGMILFGLLLDYIPSFYVPYITGGAFLFIAVFSLSKLSEPAEAKLAG; this comes from the coding sequence GTGAATCTCGCCCTCTCTGCCGAGAAAAAGGAACGATTAGCCCAAAGAAATATCTTGTTATTTGTCATTGGAAAATTCATTTCACTATCCGGCGCCAGCATTTATTCATTTGTCATCGGGCTTTATATCTTAAAGGTCACCGGTCTTGGCACGAGTTTTGCCCTTGCCTTGGTCTGTGCCTCATTGCCGCGGATTCTATTCGGCCCGATTGCCGGCACTATTGCGGATAAGGTGAACCGAAAGATGATCATCATCGTATCTGAGGTCACGAGCGGACTATTGATGGTGTTTATTTTAATCTATGGACATTTTTTTGGACTGCCGCTCGTTTTGCTTTATTTATCCGAAGCCATTTTAGCCATCACCTCGACCTTCTTCTCAGTAACAGCCTCTTCTACGCTTGCATCTATGGCAGGTGAGCACAATATCCAAAAGGCCGGCTCTTTGAATCAATCTGCCTCTTCTCTGGCAGGGATTGTCGGGCCTCTAATTGCTGGTATTCTGTATGCATTCCTGCCAATTGACCTCATCGTATTATTAACAGCAATCACCTTTTTTGGTGCCGGCATCATCGAATACTTTATCAAGTTTAATCTCTTTGAGAACAAATCAGCTACTGTCCAGAAGGAACGCTTTTTTCACAGCCTGGCTGGAGGACTTCGCTACCTCAAGGAAAACAATCTTCTGTTCAGCCTGCTGAAGATGGCTTTCTGGATTAACTTTTTCTTTGCCGGAATTAATGTCGCAATCCCTTATATCTTGAATACAACCTTGAATTTTTCCTCGCAGGCATATGGCACAACGGCAGCTATGGTTTCAGTCGGTGCCCTGGTTTCCTCTTTGATTATCTCGAGGCAGAAGGAACACAATCAAAAAATACGAATGATTCGTAACGGCTTCCTGCTGCTATCACTGCTGGTCATCCTGATTGGAATCCCGCCAATGCTTGGATCCGATTCTTCCATGTTTAATATCAGCTACTACCTTATCCTGCTTGGACTAATTGGTGCGTCCATCATGATAATCAATATCCCAATCATGGTTCTGATCCAGCGCACGACGCCAAACGAAATGCGCGGCCGTATCTTTGGACTTGTTGAAACGATTTCAGCGGCCATTGCCCCCCTTGGGATGATTCTATTTGGGCTATTGCTTGACTATATTCCCTCCTTTTATGTCCCATACATTACGGGCGGTGCGTTTCTTTTCATTGCTGTATTCAGTCTCAGCAAGCTCTCTGAACCAGCGGAGGCAAAACTTGCCGGATAA
- a CDS encoding serine aminopeptidase domain-containing protein, whose amino-acid sequence MPTYTDFSNKQQEIITLFTKGAHAECSQLLHQMEHEFPLMLDKLAFWKASLQLAEGKKKEAIMTLQQAFDKGYWINPDMFHMDDEFKALEHSADFKELIRQFDEALARKKASSRALILEKGNPEAKTGIYALHMRYSNAEIFSEVFLTPETAKQYAFGFAQSSQATSSHAYVWDDEKQAKADIEETLSLFQKNHPINDLIIAGGSQGGKLAVELGLTHPSVKGFIAVIPYIKEMTVMEKLAKAHVNDAKGVIIAGEQDAAYGQTVKLVQLLEDHHIPHKFMSIKGMGHTIPEDFTKYLKEAVDYILK is encoded by the coding sequence TTGCCGACATATACTGATTTTTCAAACAAGCAGCAGGAAATCATTACATTGTTCACGAAGGGGGCACACGCTGAATGTTCTCAATTGCTCCATCAAATGGAACATGAATTTCCACTTATGCTAGATAAGCTTGCCTTTTGGAAGGCAAGTCTCCAGCTGGCGGAAGGGAAGAAAAAAGAGGCTATCATGACCTTGCAGCAAGCTTTTGACAAAGGATATTGGATTAATCCTGATATGTTTCATATGGATGATGAATTTAAAGCTCTCGAGCACTCGGCCGATTTCAAAGAATTAATTCGTCAATTTGATGAGGCACTCGCCAGAAAGAAAGCATCCTCAAGAGCGCTTATATTGGAGAAAGGAAATCCGGAGGCTAAAACAGGAATCTATGCCTTACATATGAGATACTCGAATGCTGAGATTTTTTCGGAAGTGTTTCTGACTCCTGAAACCGCAAAACAATACGCCTTTGGGTTTGCCCAATCCTCTCAAGCTACGAGCAGTCATGCTTATGTATGGGATGATGAAAAACAGGCGAAAGCAGATATCGAAGAAACGTTAAGCCTGTTTCAAAAAAATCATCCAATTAATGATTTGATTATTGCAGGCGGCTCACAAGGAGGAAAGCTCGCAGTTGAACTTGGATTAACCCATCCTTCTGTCAAAGGATTTATTGCTGTCATCCCTTACATAAAAGAAATGACTGTGATGGAAAAACTAGCAAAGGCCCACGTAAATGATGCAAAAGGGGTAATCATCGCTGGTGAGCAGGATGCTGCCTATGGGCAAACCGTAAAGCTTGTACAGCTATTAGAAGATCATCACATCCCGCATAAATTCATGTCTATTAAAGGAATGGGACACACAATTCCAGAGGATTTCACCAAATATCTTAAGGAAGCAGTCGACTATATCTTAAAATAA
- the cdr gene encoding CoA-disulfide reductase — protein sequence MKILIVGGVAGGASAAARLRRLSEKDEIIMFEKGEYISFANCGLPYYVGEVIQNRNKLLVQTVEGMGTRFNLDIRNWTEIIQINREDKTVTARKVATGEEYTESYDVLILSPGASPIKPPIEGISDANNVYTLRNIPDTDRIKEKVDREKPEKAVVIGGGFIGLEIAENLHERGVDVTIVDKSSQVMAPIDYEMAQIVHAHLREKGVHLLLEENVSAILDGGKKVRLDSGKELDADMILLAIGVKPESMIAKEAGLEVGRNGAIKVNEHMQTSDPSIYAVGDVIEVKDYIHGTDTYIPLAWPANRQGRLVADHIHGKEAVYNGTLGTSIAKVFDLSVASTGSNEKMLKRQGVPYEVVHVTPNSHAGYYPGAAQINLKLIFDKESGRIYSAQAVGKDGVDKRIDVIATAIKGNMTVLDLPDIEIAYAPPYSSAKDPVNMAGYAATNIMEGMAETVQWHEIDEIVANGGYLLDVRSPGEVAKGAIKGSVNIPIDELRGRLDEIPQDKDLYVTCQVGMRGYLAARILEGNGISVKNLDGGYHLYSIVHR from the coding sequence ATGAAGATCCTAATTGTCGGAGGGGTGGCAGGCGGTGCATCTGCAGCAGCACGTTTACGCCGTCTTAGTGAGAAAGATGAAATCATCATGTTTGAAAAAGGAGAATACATTTCATTCGCCAACTGCGGCCTGCCGTATTATGTCGGGGAAGTCATCCAAAATCGTAATAAATTGCTCGTCCAAACGGTGGAGGGTATGGGTACTCGTTTTAATCTTGATATCCGTAATTGGACAGAGATTATTCAGATCAATCGCGAGGATAAAACCGTTACGGCAAGAAAAGTTGCTACAGGCGAAGAATATACAGAGTCCTATGATGTATTAATCCTTTCTCCAGGTGCTAGTCCAATCAAGCCCCCAATTGAAGGGATTAGTGATGCGAATAATGTTTACACGTTGAGGAATATTCCTGATACCGATCGAATTAAAGAGAAGGTTGATAGGGAGAAACCTGAGAAGGCGGTTGTCATTGGCGGAGGCTTCATTGGCCTTGAGATTGCGGAAAACCTGCATGAGCGCGGAGTAGACGTGACCATTGTTGATAAGAGCAGCCAAGTGATGGCTCCGATTGATTATGAAATGGCTCAAATTGTCCATGCTCACCTGCGTGAAAAGGGCGTTCATCTCCTTCTTGAAGAGAATGTATCCGCCATTTTGGATGGAGGAAAGAAGGTTCGTTTAGATAGTGGAAAAGAACTCGATGCCGATATGATCTTGCTTGCTATCGGCGTGAAACCGGAAAGCATGATTGCCAAGGAAGCAGGTCTTGAGGTTGGGAGAAATGGCGCGATTAAAGTCAATGAGCATATGCAAACCTCTGACCCATCCATTTATGCTGTCGGTGACGTGATTGAAGTGAAGGATTATATCCATGGTACCGATACTTATATCCCGCTGGCTTGGCCGGCTAACCGTCAAGGACGATTGGTTGCTGACCATATTCATGGGAAAGAGGCGGTCTACAATGGAACTCTCGGAACATCCATTGCCAAAGTGTTCGACCTATCTGTCGCTTCAACCGGCAGCAATGAAAAGATGTTGAAAAGACAGGGAGTGCCGTATGAGGTCGTTCATGTGACGCCAAACAGTCATGCGGGCTATTATCCAGGTGCAGCCCAAATTAATTTAAAGCTGATCTTCGACAAGGAGAGCGGGCGGATTTACAGCGCACAAGCTGTTGGTAAAGATGGGGTTGATAAGCGAATTGATGTTATCGCGACAGCTATTAAGGGCAATATGACGGTTCTTGATTTGCCGGATATCGAGATTGCCTATGCGCCGCCTTATTCTTCAGCAAAAGATCCGGTCAATATGGCTGGATATGCCGCCACCAATATTATGGAAGGTATGGCTGAAACGGTTCAATGGCATGAAATCGACGAGATTGTCGCTAACGGAGGATATTTACTAGATGTTCGTTCTCCAGGAGAAGTAGCTAAGGGCGCTATTAAAGGCTCAGTGAACATCCCGATTGATGAACTCCGCGGCCGCCTCGATGAAATTCCACAGGACAAAGACTTGTATGTTACCTGCCAAGTGGGCATGCGCGGCTACTTAGCTGCACGTATCCTTGAAGGCAATGGAATAAGCGTGAAGAATCTAGACGGGGGCTATCATTTGTATTCCATCGTCCATCGATAA
- a CDS encoding amino acid permease encodes MTQNKQLGFWILTAFVVGNMVGSGIFMLPRTLAEVASPAGVIMAWGLTGLGVLTIALVFGNLAIRKPHLTGGPQIYAKELFKEDSTASKLSGFMATWGYWIGNFAGNIAIITTFAGYLSTFFPILTSQAVLLTVGDFTLRVGNALTFLVCTIMLWGVHYIIMTGINHAGKLNFIATAGKVIGFGLFIIIGLFAFEKANILPFVEMKADSSGVSHGLLGQVNLAAVSTLWAFVGVESAIVFANRAKRKSDVKAATIVGLLIALAIYMGISTLVMGMLTQDALLASDKPLIDAITGVLGPIGGKALAAIGLISLFGSTIGWVLLSAEIPHQAAKQGLFIPAFMKENKNGVPAFSMLVSNGLGQLFIFSTISNSIASAFDFIIYIATLSYLVPYLISSTFQLKLVWTGDTYKANDNRSRIIDGLIGLLATGYSIWVIVKGTADFETFLFGVILLASGILFYRHVPKNQKEAARIQHSYREAAVSVDTE; translated from the coding sequence GTGACACAGAATAAACAGCTTGGATTTTGGATTTTAACGGCCTTTGTGGTCGGGAATATGGTAGGCTCAGGAATCTTTATGCTTCCTCGTACCTTGGCAGAGGTTGCAAGTCCTGCCGGCGTCATTATGGCTTGGGGCTTAACGGGACTTGGTGTCTTGACGATTGCGCTTGTCTTCGGGAATTTAGCAATCCGGAAGCCGCATTTAACCGGAGGACCGCAAATTTATGCGAAGGAGCTCTTTAAAGAGGATTCAACTGCGTCGAAGCTATCCGGCTTCATGGCCACATGGGGCTATTGGATAGGTAACTTTGCGGGGAATATTGCCATTATAACAACATTTGCAGGATATTTATCTACGTTTTTCCCGATTTTGACCAGTCAGGCTGTCTTGTTGACAGTCGGGGACTTTACGCTTAGGGTCGGAAACGCTCTTACATTCCTTGTTTGTACAATTATGCTATGGGGTGTTCACTACATCATCATGACAGGCATTAATCATGCTGGTAAACTGAACTTCATTGCAACAGCCGGAAAAGTGATTGGCTTTGGCTTATTTATCATCATCGGCTTATTTGCCTTTGAGAAAGCGAATATCCTGCCGTTTGTCGAAATGAAGGCAGATAGCAGCGGCGTCAGCCATGGGCTTCTAGGCCAAGTGAATTTGGCGGCTGTTTCGACCCTTTGGGCATTTGTCGGGGTTGAATCTGCCATTGTTTTTGCCAATCGGGCAAAACGGAAATCTGACGTGAAGGCAGCGACCATTGTCGGTCTTTTGATTGCTCTTGCCATCTACATGGGCATCAGCACACTCGTAATGGGTATGCTTACTCAAGATGCTTTGCTTGCCTCTGATAAGCCATTGATCGATGCAATTACAGGAGTACTCGGGCCAATCGGCGGAAAGGCACTCGCAGCCATTGGCTTGATCAGCCTCTTCGGTTCAACAATCGGCTGGGTGCTCTTAAGCGCTGAGATTCCGCATCAAGCAGCGAAGCAGGGTCTTTTTATCCCGGCTTTCATGAAGGAAAATAAAAATGGGGTACCGGCATTTTCAATGCTGGTTTCAAATGGACTAGGTCAGTTGTTCATCTTCTCGACCATATCAAACTCTATTGCCTCTGCCTTTGATTTCATTATCTATATTGCAACCTTGTCTTACTTGGTGCCTTATTTAATCTCTTCTACCTTCCAGTTGAAATTAGTTTGGACAGGGGATACGTATAAAGCCAATGACAACCGTTCACGAATTATCGATGGATTAATCGGGCTTCTGGCAACGGGATACTCCATCTGGGTCATCGTGAAAGGAACGGCTGACTTTGAAACCTTCCTATTTGGGGTCATCCTGCTTGCAAGTGGAATCTTATTCTACCGCCACGTACCTAAGAACCAAAAGGAAGCAGCGAGAATCCAGCATTCCTATCGGGAAGCGGCTGTTTCCGTTGACACAGAATAA